One window of the Lynx canadensis isolate LIC74 chromosome D3, mLynCan4.pri.v2, whole genome shotgun sequence genome contains the following:
- the RIOK3 gene encoding serine/threonine-protein kinase RIO3 isoform X1 — protein MIVSSEGGKDSSAALLRICLKARVLQLGCCVPQIKCPWATPQNTISCSLADVMSEQLAKELQLEEEAAAFPEVTVAEGPFITGENTDTSSDLMLAQMLQMEFDREYDAQLRREEKKFNGDSKVSISFENYRKVHPYEDSDSSEDEVDWQDTRDDPYIPAKPVPTPKKGFIGKGKDITTKHDEVVCGRKNTARMENFAPGFQVGDGIGMDLKLSNHVFNALKQHAYSEERRSARLHEKKEHSTAEKAVDPKTRLLMYKMVNSGMLETITGCISTGKESVVFHAYGGSMEDEKEDSKVIPTECAIKVFKTTLNEFKNRDKYIKDDFRFKDRFSKLNPRKIIRMWAEKEMHNLTRMQRAGIPCPTVVLLKKHILVMSFIGHDQVPAPKLKEVKLSSEEMKEAYYQTLHLMQQLYNECTLVHADLSEYNMLWHAGKVWLIDVSQSVEPTHPHGLEFLFRDCRNVSQFFQKGGVKEALGERELFNAVSGLNISADNEADFLAEIEALEKMNEDHVQKNGRKAASFLKDDGGPPVLYDE, from the exons tgtCCATGGGCTACCCCTCAAAACACAATATCTTGTTCCTTGGCTGATGTAATGAGTGAACAGCTGGCTAAAGAATTGCAGTTAGAAGAAGAAGCTGCCGCTTTTCCTGAAGTTAC TGTTGCTGAAGGACCATTTATTACTGGAGAAAACACTGACACTTCCAGCGACCTAATGCTGGCCCAGATGCTACAGATGGAATTTGACAGAGAATATGATGCACAGCTTAGgcgtgaagaaaaaaaattcaatggagATAGCAAAG tttccatttcctttgaaaattatcGAAAAGTGCATCCTTATGAAGACAGTGATAGCTCTGAGGATGAGGTTGACTGGCAAGACACTCGTGATGATCCCTACATACCAG CAAAACCAGTTCCTACTCCCAAAAAGGGTTttattggaaaaggaaaagacatcaCCACCAAACATGATGAAGTGGTATGTGGGAGAAAGAATACAGCCAGAATGGAAAAT TTTGCACCTGGGTTTCAGGTAGGAGATGGAATTGGAATGGATTTAAAACTATCGAACCATGTTTTCAATGCTTTAAAACAACATGCCTACTCAGAAGAACGTCGGAGTGCCCGCCTGCATGAGAAAAAGGAGCATTCTACTGCG GAAAAAGCAGTTGATCCTAAGACACGTTTACTTATGTATAAAATGGTCAACTCTGGAATGTTGGAGACAATCACTGGCTGTATTAGTACAGGAAAGGAATCTGTTGTCTTTCATGCATATGGCGGGAG catgGAAGATGAAAAGGAAGATAGTAAAGTTATACCTACAGAATGTGCCATCAAGGTATTTAAAACAACCCTTAATGAGTTTAAGAATCGTGACAAATATATTAAAGATGATTTCAGGTTTAAAGATCGCTTCAGTAAACTAAATCCACGTAAGATCATCCGCATGtgggcagaaaaagaaatgcacaatCTCACAAG AATGCAGAGAGCTGGAATTCCCTGTCCAACAGTTGTACTACTCAAGAAACACATTTTAGTTATGTCTTTTATTGGCCATGATCAAGTTCCAGCCCctaaattaaaagaagtaaagcTCAGtagtgaagaaatgaaagaagcctACTACCAAACTCTTCAT TTGATGCAGCAGTTATATAATGAATGTACCCTTGTACATGCCGACCTCAGTGAGTATAACATGCTGTGGCATGCTGGGAAG GTCTGGTTGATTGACGTCAGTCAGTCGGTGGAACCAACTCATCCTCATGGCCTGGAGTTCTTGTTCCGTGACTGTAGGAATGTCTCACAG TTTTTCCAGAAAGGAGGAGTAAAAGAAGCCCTTGGTGAACGAGAACTCTTTAATGCTGTTTCAGGCTTAAACATCTCAGCAGATAATGAAGCTGATTTCTTAGCTGAG ATAGAAGCTTtggagaaaatgaatgaagatcATGTTcagaagaatggaaggaaagctgcttcatttttgaaagatgatGGAGGTCCACCAGTCCTGTATGATGAATAG
- the RIOK3 gene encoding serine/threonine-protein kinase RIO3 isoform X2, with protein sequence MDLVGVASPEPGPAAAWGPSKCPWATPQNTISCSLADVMSEQLAKELQLEEEAAAFPEVTVAEGPFITGENTDTSSDLMLAQMLQMEFDREYDAQLRREEKKFNGDSKVSISFENYRKVHPYEDSDSSEDEVDWQDTRDDPYIPAKPVPTPKKGFIGKGKDITTKHDEVVCGRKNTARMENFAPGFQVGDGIGMDLKLSNHVFNALKQHAYSEERRSARLHEKKEHSTAEKAVDPKTRLLMYKMVNSGMLETITGCISTGKESVVFHAYGGSMEDEKEDSKVIPTECAIKVFKTTLNEFKNRDKYIKDDFRFKDRFSKLNPRKIIRMWAEKEMHNLTRMQRAGIPCPTVVLLKKHILVMSFIGHDQVPAPKLKEVKLSSEEMKEAYYQTLHLMQQLYNECTLVHADLSEYNMLWHAGKVWLIDVSQSVEPTHPHGLEFLFRDCRNVSQFFQKGGVKEALGERELFNAVSGLNISADNEADFLAEIEALEKMNEDHVQKNGRKAASFLKDDGGPPVLYDE encoded by the exons tgtCCATGGGCTACCCCTCAAAACACAATATCTTGTTCCTTGGCTGATGTAATGAGTGAACAGCTGGCTAAAGAATTGCAGTTAGAAGAAGAAGCTGCCGCTTTTCCTGAAGTTAC TGTTGCTGAAGGACCATTTATTACTGGAGAAAACACTGACACTTCCAGCGACCTAATGCTGGCCCAGATGCTACAGATGGAATTTGACAGAGAATATGATGCACAGCTTAGgcgtgaagaaaaaaaattcaatggagATAGCAAAG tttccatttcctttgaaaattatcGAAAAGTGCATCCTTATGAAGACAGTGATAGCTCTGAGGATGAGGTTGACTGGCAAGACACTCGTGATGATCCCTACATACCAG CAAAACCAGTTCCTACTCCCAAAAAGGGTTttattggaaaaggaaaagacatcaCCACCAAACATGATGAAGTGGTATGTGGGAGAAAGAATACAGCCAGAATGGAAAAT TTTGCACCTGGGTTTCAGGTAGGAGATGGAATTGGAATGGATTTAAAACTATCGAACCATGTTTTCAATGCTTTAAAACAACATGCCTACTCAGAAGAACGTCGGAGTGCCCGCCTGCATGAGAAAAAGGAGCATTCTACTGCG GAAAAAGCAGTTGATCCTAAGACACGTTTACTTATGTATAAAATGGTCAACTCTGGAATGTTGGAGACAATCACTGGCTGTATTAGTACAGGAAAGGAATCTGTTGTCTTTCATGCATATGGCGGGAG catgGAAGATGAAAAGGAAGATAGTAAAGTTATACCTACAGAATGTGCCATCAAGGTATTTAAAACAACCCTTAATGAGTTTAAGAATCGTGACAAATATATTAAAGATGATTTCAGGTTTAAAGATCGCTTCAGTAAACTAAATCCACGTAAGATCATCCGCATGtgggcagaaaaagaaatgcacaatCTCACAAG AATGCAGAGAGCTGGAATTCCCTGTCCAACAGTTGTACTACTCAAGAAACACATTTTAGTTATGTCTTTTATTGGCCATGATCAAGTTCCAGCCCctaaattaaaagaagtaaagcTCAGtagtgaagaaatgaaagaagcctACTACCAAACTCTTCAT TTGATGCAGCAGTTATATAATGAATGTACCCTTGTACATGCCGACCTCAGTGAGTATAACATGCTGTGGCATGCTGGGAAG GTCTGGTTGATTGACGTCAGTCAGTCGGTGGAACCAACTCATCCTCATGGCCTGGAGTTCTTGTTCCGTGACTGTAGGAATGTCTCACAG TTTTTCCAGAAAGGAGGAGTAAAAGAAGCCCTTGGTGAACGAGAACTCTTTAATGCTGTTTCAGGCTTAAACATCTCAGCAGATAATGAAGCTGATTTCTTAGCTGAG ATAGAAGCTTtggagaaaatgaatgaagatcATGTTcagaagaatggaaggaaagctgcttcatttttgaaagatgatGGAGGTCCACCAGTCCTGTATGATGAATAG